One part of the uncultured Celeribacter sp. genome encodes these proteins:
- a CDS encoding capsular biosynthesis protein produces MLQGPHGPFFWSLFKMLRAAGATAWRIGFNAGDRAFWQDPASFLPYTGTADVWPERFGEIVREKGVTDIVLYGDTRPVHAMAIARARALGLTIHVFEEGYLRPYWVTYERDGSNGNSALMHLSVAEMQKALEPLDTDSVDAPALWGDMRQHIFYGALYHWFVMFRNSAFQHYKGHRELPVRREFQLYFKRLLMMPIHSLSRTLHTKRILASGYPFHIALLQLEHDTSFQVHSPYATMPEFIADVIDGFAKGAPRHHHLVFKAHPLENDRRNLMHEVRRIAAEYGVTERVHYVRGGKLQRLLNSTRSAVTVNSTAGQQVLSMGIPLKAFGQAVYDKPEFVSHQPLAEFFAHPDRPDTRAYRDYRQFLLETSQIPGGFYSKRGRRQLMRMVIDLMLAAEAPESALLNGKAAPRQQLRLIR; encoded by the coding sequence ATGCTGCAGGGCCCGCATGGTCCGTTTTTCTGGTCACTCTTCAAGATGCTGCGAGCCGCGGGCGCCACTGCCTGGCGGATCGGCTTCAATGCCGGGGACCGGGCATTCTGGCAAGACCCCGCGTCGTTTCTGCCTTACACCGGAACAGCGGATGTCTGGCCCGAGCGCTTTGGCGAGATTGTGCGCGAAAAGGGTGTGACCGACATCGTTCTTTACGGCGACACGCGCCCGGTCCACGCCATGGCCATTGCCCGGGCCCGCGCTCTGGGGCTGACCATCCATGTGTTTGAAGAAGGTTACCTGCGCCCCTATTGGGTCACGTATGAACGTGACGGCTCCAACGGGAATTCCGCCCTCATGCATCTGAGCGTCGCAGAGATGCAAAAGGCGCTGGAACCACTGGACACAGACAGCGTCGACGCCCCGGCGCTCTGGGGTGACATGCGCCAGCATATTTTCTACGGCGCGCTCTATCATTGGTTCGTGATGTTCCGGAATTCCGCGTTTCAGCACTATAAAGGCCATCGCGAATTGCCGGTGCGTCGGGAGTTTCAGCTGTATTTCAAACGGCTTCTGATGATGCCGATCCATTCGCTGTCGCGTACGCTGCACACAAAGCGCATTCTGGCCAGCGGCTACCCCTTTCATATCGCGCTTCTGCAGCTCGAACATGACACCAGCTTTCAGGTGCATTCGCCCTATGCGACCATGCCGGAGTTTATCGCAGATGTGATCGACGGCTTTGCCAAGGGGGCGCCGCGCCATCACCATCTGGTGTTTAAGGCCCACCCGCTGGAAAACGACAGGCGCAACCTGATGCATGAAGTCAGACGCATTGCCGCCGAATACGGGGTGACCGAACGCGTGCATTATGTGCGCGGCGGCAAGCTGCAACGCCTGCTCAACTCCACCCGCTCGGCGGTGACGGTCAACTCCACTGCCGGACAACAGGTCCTGTCCATGGGCATCCCTCTCAAGGCCTTCGGGCAGGCGGTCTACGACAAGCCCGAATTCGTGTCGCACCAGCCGCTCGCCGAGTTCTTCGCCCACCCCGACCGTCCGGACACCCGGGCCTATCGCGACTATCGTCAGTTCCTGCTGGAGACCTCGCAAATCCCGGGGGGCTTTTATTCCAAACGGGGCCGGCGGCAGCTGATGCGGATGGTGATTGATCTGATGCTGGCCGCAGAGGCGCCCGAAAGCGCCTTACTCAACGGAAAGGCCGCACCCCGTCAGCAGTTGCGGCTGATCCGCTGA